The genomic interval GTTCGGGTTTTCTCTACGCTCTGGAGGCGGCCAGGGCGTTCTGCGCTCTGCACGCCGAGGCCAGAATTCTGGTGGTGGCCAGCGAAGTGGTGACCTCCAGAACGGATTTCACCGACCGCTCGACGTGCGTCCTCTTTGGTGATGGAGCTGGCGCGGCCGTGGTAACGAACCGGGCGGAGCGGGGAATTCGGATCCGGGACGTTATGCTCGACGCCGATGGGTCCTTGGGAGATCTGCTTACAGTTCGTGGTGGAGGATCGGGATGGCCCCCGGTCATGGGACAACCCGTGGGCCGGGATTATTTCGTGGAGATGCAGGGTCGGGAAGTTTTTCGCCACGCCGTGCGCTGCATGCAGGCCTTGTCGGAGAAAATCCTTGTTCGAAACGGCCTGAACAACGACGACATCGACCTGTTCATTCCCCACCAGGCCAATGAACGAATCATCCATTCCCTGGCCAAAAAGCTCGATTTTCCCGAGGACCGGATCATGATCAACGTGGACCGCTACGGGAACTGCTCGGCGGCCTCCATTCCCATCGCTTTGGCCGAGGCTATGGAGTTCGGGCGGTTTCGGGACGGAGACAGGTTGCTTTTGACTTCCTTTGGAGGAGGTTTTACTTGGGCTTCGGCCATTCTCGAAGCGTGAGCGCAGGGAGGAGATGATGACGGAGAAAAAGCTGATCGTGGTCACCGGAGGGTCCCGGGGCATTGGCCGGGCCATTGTCCTGGCTTTGGCTGCCGAGGGCTACGATGTTCATTTCACCTACGTCAGCAGGCCCGACGCTGCTGAGGCGGTCAGCGAAGAGGCTCAAGGCATCGGGGGGCAGGCCACGGCCCATCGGCTGGACGTGGCCGACTGGGACGCGGTCAAGAATTTTTTCGAAGGACCCATCAAGGACTCGGGGCACCCTTACGGGCTGGTCAACAATGCGGCCATCACCGGAGACGGGCTTCTGGTTCGCATGAAGCAAACGCAATGGGCCTCGGTTCTTGACGTCGGTCTGGGAGGGGCTTTCGCATGTCTGCAGCAGGCGGCCAAGGTCATGATGCGGCAGCGTCAGGGTCGCATCGTGAACATCTCGTCCGTGGTCGGGCAGAGTGGGAACGCCGGGCAGGCCAACTATAGTGCGGCGAAGGCCGGGCTCATCGGTCTGACCAAGGCTGCGGCCCAGGAACTGGCTCCACGGGGCGTGACGGTCAATGCCTTGGCTCCCGGTTTTATCGAAACGGATATGACCGGATCCCTGGACGACGAGGTTCGAAGTCGATATCTGGCCCATATTCCTCTGGCCAGATTCGGCAGACCCGAGGAGATTGCCGCCGCGGTCTCCTATTTTCTTTCGCCCCTGGCGGGATATGTCACCGGCCAGGTGCTGGGGCTGAACGGCGGGCTGTACATGTAGTCGGCATCCGGTTCTCCCGTCGCGGATAGGGCCGGTATTGAGAAGAACGAAAACACCATCCATACATTCGGAGGGAATACAATGTCCGTCGAAGAGAAAGTCAAAGCCATTGTGGTCGAGCAGCTCGGCGTCAGCGCCGAGGAAGTTAATCCAGATTCTAAGTTCGTCGAGGACTTGAACGCCGACTCCCTAGACCTGACCGAGTTGATCATGGCCATGGAGGAGGAGTTCGACGTCGAGATCAACGACGATCATGCCCAGAATATCGTCACGGTCCAGGACGCCGTGGATTACATCAAGAAGAGCATCTAGGTCCTGGGCGGACATACTCACGACTGGGGCGCGATCCAGACGCGATCCGCCCCGGGTTCATTTTTTTGACAGTCACACGGTGTAGGGAGAGAACATGACCCCCCCTTCCAGACGAGTCGTGGTCACCGGGCTTGCGGCCTTTACCCCTCTCGGCAACACGTTGGAGGAAAGCTGGGAGGGTCTCCTGGCCGGCCGATCGGGCATCGCCCCCCTGACCCTTTTCGACAGCCGCGAGCACCAGACCCGGATCGCCGGGGAACTGAAAAACTTCGTTCCCCACGAGTCCATTCCCTTCAAGCAGGCCAAACGG from Deltaproteobacteria bacterium carries:
- a CDS encoding ketoacyl-ACP synthase III; translation: MERACTIEGLGFHVPARIVTNAELETMVDTNDEWIVSRTGIRQRHVAGPGETCSELALEATRKALKNAGLVPEDLTHIILATFTPDAYIPSAACVLENKLGLKNLPAFDLYAACSGFLYALEAARAFCALHAEARILVVASEVVTSRTDFTDRSTCVLFGDGAGAAVVTNRAERGIRIRDVMLDADGSLGDLLTVRGGGSGWPPVMGQPVGRDYFVEMQGREVFRHAVRCMQALSEKILVRNGLNNDDIDLFIPHQANERIIHSLAKKLDFPEDRIMINVDRYGNCSAASIPIALAEAMEFGRFRDGDRLLLTSFGGGFTWASAILEA
- the fabG gene encoding 3-oxoacyl-[acyl-carrier-protein] reductase, with protein sequence MMTEKKLIVVTGGSRGIGRAIVLALAAEGYDVHFTYVSRPDAAEAVSEEAQGIGGQATAHRLDVADWDAVKNFFEGPIKDSGHPYGLVNNAAITGDGLLVRMKQTQWASVLDVGLGGAFACLQQAAKVMMRQRQGRIVNISSVVGQSGNAGQANYSAAKAGLIGLTKAAAQELAPRGVTVNALAPGFIETDMTGSLDDEVRSRYLAHIPLARFGRPEEIAAAVSYFLSPLAGYVTGQVLGLNGGLYM
- a CDS encoding acyl carrier protein; its protein translation is MSVEEKVKAIVVEQLGVSAEEVNPDSKFVEDLNADSLDLTELIMAMEEEFDVEINDDHAQNIVTVQDAVDYIKKSI